One region of Desulfatiglans sp. genomic DNA includes:
- a CDS encoding UrcA family protein, with protein MGTNLKRIIVALITIAVLALISGPAGATEAQVIATDSTGSVVLQVKVSYRDLNLSHQEGVAALYKRIKHASKQVCGHRPDIMDLHRSAQYNACRNDAVERAVADVGHPGLAALHQRTTNGTSSPVLAVTSVDKKKK; from the coding sequence ATGGGTACAAATCTTAAAAGAATTATTGTCGCCTTGATTACCATTGCTGTGCTCGCCCTTATTTCCGGGCCGGCCGGCGCCACTGAAGCTCAGGTCATAGCCACTGACTCTACGGGATCAGTGGTACTACAGGTTAAAGTCAGTTACAGAGACCTGAATCTTTCACACCAGGAGGGTGTAGCTGCTTTATACAAGAGGATCAAACATGCTTCCAAACAGGTATGTGGTCATCGCCCTGACATTATGGATTTGCATCGATCAGCCCAGTATAATGCATGTCGCAATGATGCTGTTGAACGTGCTGTGGCTGATGTTGGTCACCCCGGTTTAGCAGCTCTTCACCAAAGAACCACTAATGGAACGAGCTCCCCGGTACTTGCGGTTACCAGTGTTGACAAAAAGAAAAAGTGA
- a CDS encoding flavodoxin, whose translation MSIDSFKEKILIIFFSHSGNTRKIAKQIYAIIGGDLIEIETTDKYPADHSEILEKARKEIAAGYRPALKTKIENISKYDLLFLGYPNWWGTIPTPVSAFLGEYDLSRITIAPFCTHGTGGLAGTVEALKKQCPDSKVLNALGIRNIRVDEAESDILKWLSHINEFMK comes from the coding sequence ATGTCAATAGATTCATTTAAGGAAAAGATTCTTATCATATTTTTTTCTCACAGTGGAAACACCCGTAAAATCGCAAAACAGATTTATGCGATTATAGGCGGAGATTTAATTGAAATTGAAACGACGGATAAGTATCCGGCAGATCATAGTGAAATCCTTGAAAAGGCAAGAAAGGAGATAGCCGCAGGTTACAGGCCGGCCTTAAAAACCAAAATAGAAAACATTAGTAAATATGATTTATTATTTCTGGGATATCCCAACTGGTGGGGAACCATACCCACGCCGGTTTCAGCCTTTTTAGGTGAATACGATTTGTCACGAATAACAATTGCACCGTTCTGCACACATGGCACAGGAGGCCTGGCGGGAACTGTGGAGGCTTTGAAAAAACAGTGTCCAGATTCAAAAGTGCTGAATGCCCTGGGAATAAGAAATATCAGAGTTGATGAAGCCGAGAGTGACATATTAAAATGGTTATCTCATATTAATGAATTTATGAAATAA
- a CDS encoding sigma-70 family RNA polymerase sigma factor gives MSEFSSQEVTHLLIAWREGEKDALDKLIPLVYEELRHLAHNYMRGERKCHTLQTTALVNEAYLKLLDCSRVNWQNRAHFLAITAQLMRRILVDYARSKRSYKRGGAAERISLDEFKLVSRNTDPDLIEIDEALESLKQVDARKCQVVELRFFGGMTAEETAEVLDISPDTVLRDWKFSRAWLAREMKQKVLG, from the coding sequence ATGTCTGAATTTTCTTCACAGGAAGTAACCCATTTACTTATAGCATGGCGAGAGGGTGAAAAGGACGCCCTTGATAAGCTGATCCCCCTGGTCTATGAAGAGCTCCGTCACCTGGCGCATAATTATATGCGCGGTGAAAGAAAATGCCACACCTTACAGACAACAGCGCTTGTAAATGAAGCATATCTCAAACTACTCGATTGCAGCAGGGTTAACTGGCAGAACCGTGCCCATTTTCTGGCTATTACCGCTCAACTGATGAGGCGTATCCTGGTTGATTATGCCCGTTCAAAACGCTCTTATAAACGCGGTGGTGCAGCAGAGCGGATTTCACTGGATGAATTTAAACTGGTTTCCAGGAATACTGATCCTGATCTGATTGAGATAGATGAGGCGCTTGAATCCCTAAAACAGGTTGATGCACGCAAGTGCCAGGTAGTGGAGCTGAGGTTTTTTGGCGGCATGACCGCCGAGGAGACTGCTGAGGTTCTGGATATCTCCCCTGATACTGTCCTGCGTGACTGGAAGTTCTCCAGGGCATGGTTGGCAAGGGAAATGAAACAGAAGGTACTGGGGTAA
- a CDS encoding protein kinase: protein MPDQWKQISALYDAALRLPEDERADYLKKHAPNENVRLEVESLLAHEHSGEQLLESPAMEVAAKMMAEHTPVLKIGQTLGHYEIISLLGKGGMGEVYQAKDTKLGRDIAIKMLPVEFAIDSGRVERFQREARLLASLNHPNIAAIYGLEESGRTSFLVMELIEGDTLAERLKQGPIPIEESLKLALQIAEGLEAAHEKGVIHRDLKPANIKVTPEGKIKILDFGLAKAFAPDQGEAKPSDSPTISAAATRQGVILGTAAYMSPEQAKGKTVDKRADIWAFGVVLFEMLTGKMLFGGETVTETLAAVIKGEPDWSLLPQELCPRIRFMIERCLEKESKNRYSSISDVRVDIRKVLEEPAGIRYPSVEMLKPVSNIKFIMPWVIASIIILAIVAGFLFVRRNPPQPRDIVRMEHILQEGEQFNIPVGSVLKMGHTLDVSPDGRKILYSTQRGLSLLSLDRIRAEIIPGTDENPQSPFFSPDGEWIGFWSQKNNKLKKISVHGGSPVDLCDVDWVFGAQWCEDDRIIYGDVTRGIMRVSANSGTPEVLVEMGQCAFPQLLPDNKSILFTDMSGHPFMIVIQNLETKDRKDLFQGAFAHYIPTGHLVYLTGEIMKGVIMAVSFDPVKQEAKGAHIPVIDGMLLGSTSNSGTLAYIPARIIEQASGILSRRNLVWVDRTGNETPLNAPPDYYRTPKISPDGTKVALSIEGDNPDIHIWDSIHENMKRLTFKEYRDDVPIWTPDGEYIIFTSNRGKKAGIYRKAYDGTGETEELVSVQSGNSLIPHFLVGDGKSLVLAQGSVSGNVSFISQITIGDKTSLKPLLKEKYVVTHPSISPDRKYMAYAATESGNLGIYVCPFPDVKSGKWQISSPGEYAESPIWSPDGTELFYLNRDNVMAVQVDTRSSFSYGKPKALFKLSYVTGYIESVAYDIHPNGKRFLMLKEVESTGEPLKRSPGKINIVLNWFEELKEKVPDR, encoded by the coding sequence ATGCCCGATCAATGGAAACAGATTTCCGCTCTTTATGATGCCGCTCTCAGGCTGCCTGAGGATGAGCGTGCTGACTATCTTAAGAAACATGCCCCGAATGAGAATGTGCGCCTTGAGGTGGAATCGCTGCTGGCCCACGAGCATTCGGGAGAGCAATTACTTGAATCACCAGCAATGGAGGTAGCAGCAAAAATGATGGCAGAACACACCCCTGTTTTAAAAATCGGACAGACCCTTGGACATTACGAAATCATCTCCCTGCTCGGCAAAGGCGGCATGGGAGAGGTGTATCAGGCAAAGGATACAAAGCTTGGGAGGGATATTGCAATCAAGATGCTCCCTGTAGAGTTTGCAATAGACTCTGGCCGTGTTGAACGCTTCCAGCGTGAAGCAAGGCTGCTAGCATCACTAAACCACCCTAATATTGCTGCCATATACGGCCTGGAAGAATCCGGTAGAACCAGCTTCCTTGTGATGGAACTTATTGAAGGCGATACTCTAGCCGAAAGGCTTAAACAAGGGCCTATTCCCATCGAAGAATCACTGAAGCTCGCCTTGCAGATAGCAGAGGGTCTTGAGGCAGCCCATGAAAAAGGTGTTATTCACAGGGATCTTAAACCGGCTAACATCAAGGTCACGCCTGAAGGCAAGATAAAAATATTAGACTTTGGATTGGCAAAGGCATTTGCTCCGGATCAGGGAGAAGCAAAACCCTCTGACTCCCCAACCATAAGCGCTGCTGCAACCAGGCAGGGGGTTATCCTGGGCACTGCGGCATACATGTCTCCTGAACAGGCAAAGGGGAAAACTGTAGACAAACGGGCAGATATATGGGCCTTTGGTGTTGTGCTTTTCGAGATGCTGACCGGGAAGATGTTGTTTGGTGGAGAAACGGTCACAGAGACCCTAGCCGCTGTAATCAAGGGCGAACCGGACTGGAGCCTTCTCCCCCAGGAACTGTGTCCCCGTATCCGGTTCATGATTGAGCGGTGCCTTGAAAAAGAGTCTAAAAACCGTTACAGCAGCATCAGCGATGTCAGGGTGGATATCAGAAAAGTGCTGGAAGAACCGGCAGGCATACGATATCCATCTGTAGAAATGTTGAAACCGGTATCAAATATTAAATTTATAATGCCTTGGGTGATCGCTTCCATAATTATCTTGGCAATTGTTGCAGGATTCCTGTTCGTCAGACGCAACCCGCCCCAACCCCGCGACATAGTTCGGATGGAGCATATCCTGCAGGAAGGAGAGCAATTTAATATTCCCGTGGGTTCTGTTTTAAAAATGGGACACACCCTTGATGTCTCTCCCGACGGCAGAAAAATTCTCTATAGCACTCAGCGGGGGCTTTCCCTCCTTTCCCTCGACCGGATTAGAGCAGAGATAATCCCTGGAACTGACGAAAATCCTCAGTCTCCCTTCTTCTCACCCGATGGCGAATGGATCGGCTTCTGGTCCCAGAAAAATAATAAACTGAAAAAGATTTCTGTCCACGGCGGATCTCCGGTTGATCTGTGTGATGTCGATTGGGTTTTTGGGGCACAATGGTGTGAAGATGACAGGATTATATATGGGGATGTCACACGCGGCATAATGCGGGTTTCTGCAAACAGCGGAACCCCCGAGGTTCTTGTTGAAATGGGGCAATGCGCTTTTCCTCAACTGCTACCGGACAATAAATCGATTTTGTTTACCGATATGTCAGGGCATCCTTTCATGATCGTTATCCAGAATCTAGAAACAAAGGATCGTAAAGATCTCTTTCAAGGCGCATTTGCCCATTATATACCGACCGGACATCTTGTGTATCTTACTGGTGAGATCATGAAAGGTGTTATCATGGCAGTTTCATTCGACCCTGTGAAGCAAGAGGCAAAGGGGGCGCATATACCTGTAATTGATGGCATGTTATTGGGAAGCACTTCTAATTCGGGTACACTAGCTTATATACCGGCGAGAATAATAGAGCAGGCATCTGGCATCCTCAGCCGCCGTAACCTGGTATGGGTGGACAGGACTGGGAATGAAACTCCTCTCAATGCGCCTCCAGACTATTACAGAACCCCCAAAATTTCTCCTGATGGAACTAAAGTGGCTTTATCGATTGAAGGTGACAATCCTGATATCCATATCTGGGATTCGATTCATGAAAATATGAAACGCCTGACTTTTAAAGAATACAGAGATGACGTCCCTATTTGGACTCCTGATGGTGAATATATTATTTTTACATCGAATAGAGGAAAAAAGGCAGGCATTTACCGGAAGGCATACGATGGAACAGGAGAGACTGAAGAGCTTGTGTCTGTTCAATCAGGTAATAGTCTGATTCCGCACTTCTTGGTGGGTGATGGGAAATCCCTTGTCCTGGCGCAGGGGTCTGTATCGGGAAATGTGTCCTTTATTTCGCAGATAACCATAGGGGATAAAACCTCTCTGAAACCACTCCTAAAGGAGAAATATGTTGTCACCCATCCCAGCATCTCTCCAGATAGAAAATATATGGCATATGCAGCCACCGAATCAGGCAATTTAGGCATCTATGTGTGCCCTTTCCCTGATGTAAAAAGCGGAAAATGGCAAATATCCTCACCTGGTGAATATGCGGAAAGCCCTATATGGTCGCCTGATGGAACAGAATTATTCTATCTCAACAGGGATAATGTCATGGCAGTTCAAGTGGATACCCGATCAAGCTTCAGCTATGGCAAACCAAAGGCGCTTTTTAAGTTATCTTATGTTACCGGTTATATTGAAAGTGTTGCCTATGATATACACCCCAACGGCAAACGCTTTCTGATGTTGAAAGAAGTAGAGTCAACCGGCGAACCCTTAAAAAGATCACCGGGTAAAATCAACATTGTACTGAATTGGTTTGAAGAACTGAAGGAAAAGGTACCGGATAGATAA
- a CDS encoding nuclear transport factor 2 family protein, translating to MTRTRILVITAFVMMALFVSLSFAQEKDTVRIKDRVAIEQLMWDYIRALDSGNAEAYAALFAPDGQFGRGDKAVKGREALLKMMKDAGQKMDTAKKNGEKMERMNHVLTNTHIEFVNDDHARFYAYWMGVFTSGKVTSAGREVNELVKINGKWLISVRDVDPQD from the coding sequence ATGACCAGGACACGAATTTTAGTTATTACGGCATTTGTGATGATGGCACTCTTTGTTTCTCTCTCATTCGCTCAGGAAAAGGATACTGTTCGTATAAAAGACCGTGTGGCGATTGAACAGTTGATGTGGGACTATATCCGTGCGCTCGACTCAGGCAATGCAGAGGCATATGCTGCCCTGTTTGCGCCTGATGGCCAGTTTGGCAGGGGTGATAAGGCGGTCAAAGGACGCGAGGCGCTTTTAAAAATGATGAAGGATGCCGGGCAAAAAATGGATACCGCAAAAAAGAACGGTGAGAAAATGGAGCGCATGAACCATGTTCTTACAAATACCCACATTGAATTTGTTAATGATGATCATGCCCGCTTCTACGCCTACTGGATGGGTGTATTTACCTCGGGTAAGGTTACCTCAGCCGGTCGTGAAGTAAATGAGCTGGTAAAGATAAATGGCAAGTGGCTTATCAGTGTTCGGGATGTAGACCCTCAAGACTAG